The Mycolicibacterium boenickei genome has a segment encoding these proteins:
- a CDS encoding heavy metal translocating P-type ATPase: protein MSEACGCGSDERSDDEHEPERLWEITELRAAAVAGVVLLAGYVVGGAGGPRPVEIGLYALALAIGAYTFVPSTLRRLTQGKIGVGTLMTIAAVGAVILGEVGEAAMLAFLFSISEGLEEYSLARTRRGLRALLSLVPDEATVLRDGAETIIPPSELRVGDRMLVKPGERVATDGVIVSGRTALDVSAITGESVPVEAGPGDEVFAGSINGTGVLEVEVTSSAADNSLARIVAIVEAEQSRKGEAQRLADRIAKPLVPTIMIAGVLIAAIGSVLGDPLVWIERALVVLVAASPCALAISVPVTVVAAIGAASKLGVLVKGGAALEALGAVRTVALDKTGTLTANKPTVIDVATTNGATREHVLEVAAALEARSEHPLAAAILAAAEGPVRPAEEVEAVTGAGLTGYRDGRRLRLGRPGWLDPGPLAEQVAKMQAAGATAVLVEDNGQVIGAVAVRDELRPEAARVVEALRRGGYQVAMLTGDNQATATALAKQVGIDTVHADLRPEDKAALISQLRQHSSTAMVGDGVNDAPALATADLGIAMGAMGTDVAIETADVALMGEDLRHLTQAFAHARRARRIMLQNVGLSLGLITVLIPLALTGMLGLAAVVAVHELAEIVVIANGVRAGRTKPLRGAIIETGTDSHRLAHTRTQETTTAS, encoded by the coding sequence ATGAGTGAGGCGTGTGGCTGCGGCAGCGACGAACGTAGCGACGACGAGCACGAACCCGAACGGCTCTGGGAGATCACCGAACTGCGCGCCGCCGCGGTGGCGGGTGTGGTGCTGCTGGCCGGGTATGTGGTCGGCGGGGCCGGCGGGCCCCGCCCGGTCGAAATCGGGTTGTATGCGCTGGCGTTGGCGATCGGGGCCTACACGTTCGTGCCCTCGACGCTGCGCCGGCTGACCCAAGGCAAGATCGGGGTCGGCACGCTGATGACGATCGCCGCGGTCGGCGCAGTGATCCTCGGCGAGGTCGGCGAGGCCGCCATGCTGGCGTTCCTGTTCTCCATCAGCGAAGGTCTCGAAGAATACTCGCTGGCCCGCACCCGCCGCGGCCTGCGCGCCCTGTTGTCGCTGGTGCCCGATGAGGCCACCGTCCTGCGCGACGGCGCCGAAACCATCATCCCGCCAAGCGAATTGCGGGTGGGTGACCGGATGCTGGTCAAACCCGGTGAACGCGTCGCCACCGACGGGGTCATCGTCTCAGGCCGTACCGCGCTGGATGTTTCGGCGATCACCGGCGAATCCGTGCCGGTGGAGGCCGGGCCCGGTGATGAGGTGTTCGCCGGGTCGATCAACGGCACCGGGGTGCTCGAGGTCGAGGTCACCAGCAGCGCCGCCGACAACTCGCTGGCCCGCATTGTGGCCATCGTGGAGGCCGAGCAGTCCCGCAAGGGCGAAGCCCAGCGCCTGGCCGACCGCATCGCCAAACCCCTGGTCCCGACGATCATGATCGCCGGCGTCCTCATCGCGGCCATCGGCAGCGTGTTGGGTGATCCGCTGGTGTGGATCGAACGCGCCCTGGTGGTGCTGGTGGCGGCCTCCCCATGCGCGCTGGCGATCTCGGTGCCGGTCACCGTGGTCGCCGCGATCGGCGCGGCCAGCAAGCTCGGCGTCCTGGTCAAGGGCGGCGCGGCGCTGGAAGCCCTGGGCGCGGTCCGCACCGTGGCGCTGGATAAGACCGGCACATTGACTGCCAACAAGCCCACCGTCATCGACGTCGCCACCACCAACGGCGCCACCCGCGAGCATGTGCTGGAGGTCGCGGCGGCGTTGGAGGCCCGCAGCGAACACCCCCTGGCTGCAGCGATCCTCGCCGCCGCCGAGGGCCCGGTCCGACCCGCCGAGGAGGTGGAGGCGGTCACCGGCGCCGGCCTCACCGGGTATCGCGACGGCCGCCGGTTGCGGCTCGGTCGGCCCGGCTGGCTCGATCCCGGCCCGCTGGCCGAACAGGTCGCCAAGATGCAGGCCGCCGGGGCGACCGCGGTGCTGGTCGAAGACAACGGTCAGGTCATTGGGGCGGTCGCGGTGCGTGACGAACTACGGCCCGAAGCCGCCCGGGTCGTCGAGGCGTTACGCCGTGGGGGTTATCAGGTGGCGATGCTGACCGGTGACAACCAAGCGACCGCGACCGCCCTGGCCAAGCAGGTGGGGATCGATACGGTGCATGCTGATCTGCGGCCCGAAGACAAGGCCGCGCTGATTAGTCAACTGCGCCAACATTCCTCGACGGCCATGGTCGGTGACGGCGTCAACGACGCCCCCGCCCTGGCCACCGCAGACCTCGGCATCGCCATGGGCGCAATGGGCACCGACGTGGCGATCGAAACCGCCGACGTCGCCCTCATGGGTGAAGACCTGCGCCACCTCACCCAAGCCTTCGCCCACGCCCGCCGTGCCCGGCGCATCATGCTGCAAAACGTCGGCCTCTCACTGGGCCTGATCACGGTACTCATTCCGCTCGCCCTCACCGGGATGCTGGGGTTGGCCGCGGTCGTCGCCGTGCACGAACTCGCCGAAATCGTCGTCATCGCCAACGGGGTCCGCGCCGGACGCACCAAACCCCTCCGGGGCGCCATCATCGAAACCGGAACCGACTCCCACCGGCTGGCACACACCCGCACCCAGGAAACCACGACAGCCAGTTGA
- a CDS encoding SpoIIAA family protein codes for MIEFLSCSTGNVVGIRFSGKLNRQTYRDVLGPRIDSLLEQYTTLRVLILIDESFEGWTLPAAWANTIFDLKHRRHFDKIAMLGAPKWEEWCVKIPAALLIRGQLKTFPRDQLEPAWDWLRA; via the coding sequence GTGATCGAGTTCCTGTCCTGCAGCACCGGCAATGTCGTCGGAATCCGGTTCAGCGGCAAGCTGAACCGGCAAACCTACCGCGACGTGCTCGGCCCACGAATCGACTCCCTTCTGGAGCAGTACACCACGTTGCGGGTGCTGATCCTGATCGACGAATCCTTTGAAGGCTGGACCCTTCCCGCGGCCTGGGCCAACACGATCTTCGACCTCAAACATCGACGTCACTTCGACAAGATCGCCATGCTGGGCGCCCCGAAATGGGAAGAATGGTGCGTCAAAATACCCGCGGCACTGCTCATCCGCGGTCAACTGAAGACGTTTCCACGCGATCAACTCGAACCCGCATGGGACTGGCTTCGCGCATAG